One Halalkalicoccus subterraneus genomic window carries:
- a CDS encoding DUF7288 family protein, protein MRGQAHTLEAFAAAALLVTSLLFAMQVTAVTPLSASTSSQGIENQQRTATEDALRIADGEDELGPTVLHWDNETRAFHGLEPGEQYAPGELDTALGERLDATFADRGIAYNLYVHYPTDGGARESRRVVHSGEPSDHAASATRLLTLYGDDELRGPDGSATGVSLIDSESFYVEPAGESSFYAVVEVEVVVWRL, encoded by the coding sequence ATGCGCGGACAGGCCCACACCCTCGAGGCGTTCGCCGCCGCGGCGCTCCTGGTCACGAGCCTGCTCTTCGCGATGCAGGTCACGGCGGTGACGCCGCTTTCAGCCAGCACGTCGAGCCAGGGGATCGAGAACCAACAGCGGACCGCCACCGAGGACGCCCTCCGGATCGCGGACGGGGAGGACGAACTCGGGCCAACGGTCCTCCACTGGGACAACGAGACGAGGGCGTTCCACGGGCTCGAACCGGGTGAGCAGTACGCGCCGGGCGAGCTCGACACCGCCCTCGGCGAGCGTCTCGACGCCACGTTCGCAGACCGCGGGATCGCCTACAACCTCTACGTCCACTACCCGACCGACGGAGGGGCGAGGGAGAGTCGGCGCGTCGTACACTCCGGCGAGCCGAGCGATCACGCCGCGAGCGCCACCCGCCTGTTGACCCTGTACGGGGACGACGAACTGCGCGGTCCGGACGGGTCCGCGACGGGCGTTTCCCTGATCGATTCGGAGTCGTTCTACGTCGAGCCCGCCGGCGAGTCGTCGTTCTACGCCGTCGTCGAGGTGGAGGTGGTCGTGTGGCGGCTGTAG
- a CDS encoding DUF7287 family protein: MDRERRNGAGRSDERAQLTVDYLVGTVTFLLVIGFVFSFVPEMLVPFTNGQPAHPVVADRTASHLAEDRLAAEPGVLDDDAVEAFFDGADDAADLRDELGVSEPIRVTVTLDGPAERLERGPDPPREFGETTVTRRTVLYDDETCELVVEVW; the protein is encoded by the coding sequence ATGGACAGGGAACGACGGAACGGGGCGGGACGGTCGGACGAGCGAGCGCAACTGACCGTCGATTATCTGGTGGGGACCGTGACGTTCCTCCTCGTGATCGGGTTCGTCTTCTCGTTCGTCCCCGAGATGCTCGTGCCCTTTACGAACGGCCAGCCGGCCCACCCCGTCGTCGCGGACCGAACCGCGAGCCACCTCGCCGAGGACCGCCTCGCGGCGGAACCAGGGGTGCTCGACGACGACGCCGTCGAAGCGTTCTTCGATGGCGCCGACGACGCGGCAGATCTGCGGGACGAACTCGGAGTTTCCGAGCCGATCCGGGTCACCGTCACGCTCGACGGACCGGCCGAACGCCTCGAACGGGGCCCGGATCCGCCGCGAGAGTTCGGCGAGACGACGGTGACGCGCCGCACGGTGCTGTACGACGACGAGACGTGCGAACTCGTCGTCGAGGTGTGGTGA
- a CDS encoding MATE family efflux transporter produces MSRVSNPVKVLILWVGLALTRAGLIDRHRARRITDLAWPRVVTGIARMSKNAVDVAMVGIAAGSGAIAGVGFAGSYWGLAFAVGGGVAGGTIALVSQSFGADADGELGRAVRSSALLVVVLTLPVTAGLWAFSTGLLDLISNDPEAIELGSRYLRVVSVGVPFAALNLIGSRTLVGADDAYTAMLARAGGAAVNVGINAVLIFGLDMGVVGAAIGTVLSNVVVAATFATGLVFGRAPVVGAFPVTVSPTGRYLDGGMVRQLVSIGLPVMGRNLAWRLADFPLLAIVDVFGQNTAAAYVIARRIWGIMNTPGWGFGLASSSLVGQELGDGDERTAEAYGREIVRFAVAVYAVSAVLIFLFAEPIVLAFVDDPTTSTVPIAVSLVYAACVATVLQGVSKGAAGPLDASGDTRWPFYSQAIGMFAFSIPLAYLGAITSLGLWGLYLAFVAETAVPAVINYHRFATGKWKVISRSYGPQGTPGD; encoded by the coding sequence GTGAGCCGTGTTTCGAACCCCGTCAAAGTGCTCATTCTGTGGGTCGGGCTGGCGCTCACGCGCGCCGGCCTGATCGACCGTCACCGCGCGCGCCGGATCACGGATCTGGCGTGGCCACGAGTAGTGACGGGTATCGCCCGGATGTCGAAGAACGCGGTCGACGTGGCGATGGTCGGGATCGCGGCCGGCTCGGGGGCGATCGCGGGCGTGGGTTTTGCGGGATCGTACTGGGGGCTGGCCTTCGCGGTCGGCGGCGGGGTCGCCGGCGGGACGATCGCGCTGGTCTCCCAGTCGTTCGGCGCGGACGCCGATGGGGAATTGGGGCGGGCGGTGCGATCGAGCGCCCTGCTGGTCGTCGTTCTCACCCTCCCGGTCACCGCGGGCCTGTGGGCCTTTTCGACGGGACTACTCGACCTGATCAGCAACGACCCCGAGGCGATCGAACTCGGGAGTCGATACCTGCGGGTCGTCTCGGTGGGGGTTCCGTTTGCGGCGCTGAACCTGATCGGCAGCCGGACGCTCGTCGGCGCGGACGACGCCTACACCGCGATGCTCGCGCGGGCGGGCGGGGCGGCCGTGAACGTCGGGATCAACGCCGTGTTGATATTCGGGCTCGACATGGGCGTCGTCGGCGCGGCGATCGGGACGGTCCTCTCGAACGTCGTCGTCGCCGCGACGTTCGCGACGGGGCTGGTGTTCGGCCGAGCGCCCGTCGTCGGGGCGTTCCCGGTCACCGTCTCCCCGACCGGCCGTTATCTCGACGGCGGAATGGTTCGCCAGCTCGTCTCGATCGGCCTGCCAGTGATGGGCCGGAACCTCGCCTGGCGGCTCGCGGACTTCCCGCTGCTCGCGATCGTCGACGTCTTCGGCCAGAACACCGCCGCGGCGTACGTGATCGCCCGGCGGATCTGGGGGATCATGAACACGCCCGGCTGGGGCTTTGGCCTCGCCTCTTCGAGCCTCGTCGGCCAGGAACTGGGCGACGGCGACGAGCGCACCGCGGAGGCTTACGGCCGGGAGATTGTCCGCTTCGCGGTGGCGGTCTACGCCGTCTCGGCGGTACTGATCTTCCTGTTCGCCGAGCCGATCGTACTCGCCTTCGTCGACGATCCCACGACCTCGACGGTGCCGATCGCCGTCTCGCTGGTCTATGCCGCCTGCGTCGCGACCGTCCTCCAGGGCGTCTCGAAAGGGGCTGCGGGCCCGCTCGACGCCAGCGGCGACACGCGCTGGCCGTTCTACAGCCAGGCGATCGGGATGTTCGCGTTCTCCATCCCGCTTGCCTACCTCGGTGCGATCACGTCGCTCGGCCTCTGGGGGCTGTACCTCGCGTTCGTCGCCGAGACTGCGGTTCCGGCCGTCATCAACTACCATCGCTTCGCGACCGGCAAGTGGAAGGTCATCAGCCGGTCGTACGGGCCGCAGGGGACGCCCGGGGACTGA
- a CDS encoding competence/damage-inducible protein A — protein sequence MEVAILTVGDEVLAGDTQNTNATWLAGELTDRGATVARILTVPDDHDLIVEVLQRWSDRFDAVIVTGGLGGTHDDVTADALAAAFDRALVVDETAREDVIESVAAYRDANPETVAAHDVDIDVDAWAALPEGSRVLLNPEGLCPGCVLENVYAFPGVPDEMKALFSSVAAEFGGETDSRTLYTPQPEGSMLDALAGVRERFDVAVGSYPATEGKNRIKLSGTDPEALVEATDWLRGHVEVDEE from the coding sequence ATGGAAGTCGCCATTCTCACCGTCGGAGACGAGGTGCTCGCGGGGGACACCCAGAACACGAACGCGACGTGGCTTGCGGGCGAGCTGACCGATCGGGGTGCGACCGTCGCGCGCATCCTCACCGTCCCCGACGATCACGATCTCATCGTCGAGGTCCTACAGCGCTGGAGCGACCGCTTCGACGCCGTGATCGTCACTGGCGGGCTGGGCGGAACCCATGACGACGTCACCGCCGACGCGCTGGCGGCCGCCTTCGACCGCGCCCTCGTCGTCGACGAGACCGCCCGCGAGGACGTCATCGAGTCGGTGGCGGCCTACCGCGACGCGAATCCGGAGACGGTGGCGGCCCACGACGTCGACATCGATGTCGACGCGTGGGCCGCGCTGCCCGAGGGCAGTCGCGTCCTGTTGAACCCCGAGGGACTCTGTCCGGGCTGCGTCCTCGAGAACGTCTATGCGTTCCCGGGCGTGCCCGACGAAATGAAGGCGCTGTTCTCGTCGGTAGCCGCCGAGTTCGGCGGCGAAACCGACTCACGAACGCTCTACACACCCCAACCCGAGGGGTCGATGCTCGACGCGCTGGCGGGCGTGCGCGAGCGCTTCGACGTGGCGGTCGGGAGCTACCCCGCGACCGAAGGGAAAAACCGCATCAAACTGTCGGGGACGGATCCCGAGGCGCTGGTCGAGGCGACCGACTGGCTCCGCGGGCACGTCGAGGTCGACGAGGAGTGA
- a CDS encoding Rieske (2Fe-2S) protein, which translates to MSDRHRLTSVETVEAEGTWLFTVRDNYDEDTEVLLVPCGDPDREAVEAWVNRCTHEAQKLYREGVGAVLRGGEVICPKHGSSFDTCSGYCDNGEAAETTLVSVETEVEDGQVYLTDEDARFLYEGPSLSDDDGDGGPSSTSHISL; encoded by the coding sequence ATGAGCGATCGCCACCGGCTGACGAGCGTCGAGACGGTCGAAGCGGAGGGTACATGGCTCTTTACAGTGCGGGACAACTACGATGAGGACACCGAAGTGCTGCTCGTTCCCTGCGGCGATCCCGATCGAGAGGCCGTCGAGGCCTGGGTCAACCGCTGTACTCACGAGGCTCAGAAACTCTACCGTGAGGGCGTCGGCGCGGTCCTCCGAGGAGGCGAGGTGATCTGTCCGAAACACGGGTCGAGCTTCGACACCTGTTCGGGCTACTGCGACAACGGCGAAGCCGCCGAAACCACGCTCGTCTCCGTCGAGACGGAGGTCGAGGACGGACAGGTCTACCTCACCGACGAGGACGCACGCTTTCTCTACGAGGGACCGAGCCTGAGCGACGACGACGGCGACGGCGGCCCGAGTTCGACCTCGCATATCTCGCTGTAG